A section of the Oryzias latipes chromosome 10, ASM223467v1 genome encodes:
- the LOC105353692 gene encoding uncharacterized protein LOC105353692, with amino-acid sequence MPGRTCCVFGCFNSSAKIQAWNKTVCEIHKPLLHLDCPCLRPYGLHGFPGRAEDQDVRQKWMKYINRDGFTANKNTVVCGIHFPDGQPTRENPYPVLFMGYDCRVTPARPPPKKRCLQPLHLNSAIEPMETDVDVGNLENLPLQTRDVGIQWPDHMDHNYSFSCGNKPMKDCGTQTDPTPSVSAKNLNNKDFIFYTGLCADSFWLLLRAVLTFCSQPLNTKLAVHEQFLLVLMRLRLGLLFTDLGKRFGVSRTTASEIFTFWRPILARFMREKVIVWLPRDTLNRIRPKTFNKNYPKATCIIDCTEVFVQRPKNLRKRSQTYSNYKHHNTYKLLYCIAPNGYVMFVSKLFGGRASDNFITKNSGFVHHLIPGDEILADRGFTIKDILPPGVSLALPAFTRGRKELSEHEVTSTRRLANVRIHIERAIRRLKGFKILCHVISGRLQSVDEIVSICAGLCNLQPLLIRNSTE; translated from the exons ATGCCGGGAAGAACATGTTGTGTTTTCGGCTGCTTTAACAGCAGTGCAAAAATACAGGCCTGGAATAAGACGGTTTGTGAAATTCACAAACCTTTGCTGCACCTAGACTGCCCGTGTTTACGGCCTTATGGATTACACGGATTTCCTGGTCGAGCGGAGGACCAAGATGTGCGTCAAAAGTGGATGAAATACATAAACCGAGATGGCTTCACAGCAAACAAGAATACTGTG GTGTGTGGGATACATTTTCCTGACGGACAACCCACAAGAGAAAATCCATATCCTGTGTTGTTCATGGGCTATGATTGTCGT gtaaCTCCAGCTAGACCTCCACCCAAAAAAAGATGTCTTCAGCCACTACACCTGAACTCAGCTATTGAACCAATGGAAACAGATGTGGATGTTGGAAATTTGGAAAATTTGCCTCTGCAAACACGTGATGTTGGAATCCAGTGGCCAGATCACATGGACCACAACTACAGTTTCAGCTGCGGTAACAAGCCGATGAAGGACTGTGGCACTCAGACTGATCCAACGCCATCAGTGTCAGCGaaaaatttaaataacaaaGACTTTATATTTTATACAGGTTTATGTGCTGACAGTTTCTGGCTACTTTTGCGAGCCGTTCTGACTTTTTGCTCACAACCACTTAATACCAAATTGGCTGTCCATGAAcaatttttgcttgttttaatgAGACTCCGTTTGGGTTTATTGTTCACTGACTTGGGTAAACGATTTGGAGTGAGTAGAACCACTGCAtctgaaatatttacattttggaGACCAATCCTTGCAAGGTTTATGAGGGAAAAGGTGATTGTTTGGTTGCCCAGGGATACGCTGAACAGAATCAGGCCTaagacatttaacaaaaattatCCTAAAGCCACATGCATCATTGACTGCACTGAGGTCTTTGTACAAAGGCCAAAGAACTTAAGAAAAAGATCACAAACTTACAGCAATTACAAACATCATAACACATACAAACTCCTATACTGTATAGCCCCCAATGGATATGTTATGTTTGTATCAAAACTTTTTGGTGGAAGGGCCAGTGATAATTTTATCACAAAGAACAGTGGTTTTGTTCATCACCTGATCCCTGGTGATGAGATCTTGGCAGATCGTGGATTCACCATCAAGGATATTTTGCCTCCAGGTGTAAGTCTAGCTCTTCCTGCATTCACACGTGGACGTAAGGAGTTATCTGAACACGAGGTAACATCCACACGTCGCTTAGCAAATGTCAGAATTCACATTGAGCGAGCAATTCGAAGACTGAAAGGTTTTAAGATTTTATGTCATGTTATCTCTGGTAGGTTGCAAAGTGTTGATGAGATTGTAAGTATTTGTGCAGGGCTATGTAATTTGCAGCCTCTGTTAATCCGTAACAgtactgaataa